From Medicago truncatula cultivar Jemalong A17 chromosome 7, MtrunA17r5.0-ANR, whole genome shotgun sequence, a single genomic window includes:
- the LOC25479772 gene encoding uncharacterized protein translates to MQILQWLFKKAQEQERKRSTYINEQNGKGNISGLKQDGSYKRTKRFSCSKDGYKNLKIFSLLYRKDIPKACFFRTLSLKRIGISRRHFVYSMKMKKEESSRDEGIVNKTDSTTHGGNKVLPITQEAPLSSSAERNDQCDNTITKDQVKGDRKKPMSRMKELLRWAAASAKTDKGGKFYGRKVLMFRRRGNLKAVQDDDQVSTESPKISFRWDMESCSTTSSAYSAFSMASSTRNGQNQTATSTISIPSSQSGHTTCRRKANWITTDSEFVVLEL, encoded by the exons ATGCAG ATTCTTCAATGGCTCTTTAAAAAGGCACaagaacaagaaagaaagagaagcaCCTATATCAATG aacAAAATGGTAAAGGGAATATTAGTGGACTAAAGCAAGATGGATCATATAAAAGGACAAAGAGGTTTTCATGCAGCAAAGATGGTTACAAGAATTTGAAGATATTCTCTTTACTATATAGAAAAGACATTCCAAAGGCTTGTTTTTTCAGAACCCTTAGCTTAAAGAGAATAGGCATTAGTAGAAGACATTTTGTGTACTCtatgaaaatgaagaaagaagaatCATCTAGAGATGAAGGAATTGTTAACAAGACAGACTCAACAACTCATGGAGGAAACAAGGTTTTGCCTATAACTCAAGAAGCACCATTATCATCTTCAGCTGAAAGAAATGACCAATGTGATAATACAATAACTAAAGATCAAGTTAAAGGTGATAGAAAGAAGCCTATGTCTAGAATGAAAGAGTTGCTTAGATGGGCTGCTGCCTCTGCCAAGACAGATAAAGGAGGAAAATTCTATGGAAGAAAG GTTTTAATGTTCCGGAGACGTGGAAACCTGAAAGCAGTTCAAGATGATGATCAAGTTTCAACTGAGTCACCAAAGATCAGTTTCAGATGGGATATGGAAAGCTGTTCCACTACTTCATCTGCCTACTCAGCTTTCTCAATGGCCTCTTCAACAAGAAATGGACAAAACCAAACTGCAACTTCCACCATATCCATCCCTTCTTCACAAAGTGGTCACACCACTTGTAGAAGAAAAGCAAACTGGATCACAACAGACTCTGAAT TTGTGGTGCTGGAACTATGA
- the LOC25480617 gene encoding F-box/kelch-repeat protein At3g24760: MTEITNLSLDLIESILSHLPIPSLIQASTVCKLWYTILSSSSFSSNHNQKHKPWFFLHGIHNISSKNNQSFAFDPSSNSWFLLPTPQQPLHYPNNTSFIGTSSYFFITAPNFVYTSILRPLAWSSTPPLHFPRINPLLGVFNDGLSLKFIVVGGVRFIGNLVDIEDRLDVEIYDPLLGSWDLAPPLPVDFRSGNSSSSLSSALFKGKFFVFGIYSCFVSSFDLKLRVWSDVRIVRPSGVVFSFLIACRERLVLAGVCDSPSGSSFNLWEVDEKSMEICEIGVMPHDLLSSLFDGDEDDRFASLKCVGLGDLIYVFNEDYHRMYPACVCEIRGRGGGENGKCYWRRVPQLPSLMNRFHKVVSFCSTVSLHSILGEGHHGLH, translated from the coding sequence ATGACAGAAATCACAAACCTTAGCTTAGACCTCATAGAATCCATCCTTTCTCATCTTCCAATCCCATCTTTGATCCAAGCTTCAACAGTTTGCAAACTATGGTACACCATACTCTCATCATCTTCCTTTTCTTCAAACCATAACCAAAAACACAAACCATGGTTCTTTCTGCATGGTATCCATAACATATCTTCCAAAAACAATCAATCTTTTGCCTTTGACCCTTCTTCTAACTCTTGGTTCCTTCTTCCAACACCTCAACAACCTCTTCACTATCCTAACAACACTTCTTTTATTGGTACTTCATCTTACTTCTTCATCACGGCACCTAACTTTGTCTATACTTCAATTCTACGTCCTCTTGCTTGGAGTTCTACTCCACCTCTTCATTTTCCTAGGATTAATCCTCTTTTAGGTGTTTTCAATGATGGTTTGTCTTTGAAGtttattgttgttggtggtgttaGGTTTATTGGTAACCTTGTTGATATAGAAGATCGTTTAGATGTTGAAATCTATGACCCTCTTTTGGGTTCTTGGGATTTAGCTCCTCCTCTTCCTGTTGATTTTCGATCTGGAAACTCATCATCTTCACTTTCATCTGCTTTGTTCAAAGGGAAGTTTTTTGTGTTTGGGATATattcatgttttgtttcttCCTTTGATTTGAAGCTTCGTGTTTGGAGTGATGTTAGGATTGTTAGACCTTCTGGGGTTGTGTTTTCTTTCTTGATTGCTTGTAGGGAAAGGCTTGTTTTAGCTGGTGTTTGTGATTCACCAAGTGGGTCTAGTTTCAATTTGtgggaggttgatgaaaaaagtaTGGAGATTTGTGAGATTGGTGTTATGCCTCATGATTTGCTTTCTAGTTTGTTTGATGGTGATGAGGATGATAGATTTGCTAGCTTGAAGTGTGTTGGGTTGGGTGATCTTATATATGTTTTCAATGAGGATTATCATAGGATGTACCCGGCTTGTGTCTGTGAGATTCGCGGTCGCGGTGGTGGTGAGAATGGTAAGTGTTATTGGAGGAGGGTGCCTCAGTTGCCATCACTGATGAATAGGTTTCACAAAGTTGTTAGCTTTTGTTCAACAGTTTCACTACATAGTATTCTTGGTGAAGGTCACCATGGACTTCATTGA